In one Nitrososphaera sp. genomic region, the following are encoded:
- a CDS encoding PQQ-binding-like beta-propeller repeat protein, which produces MRGRFFVQDERSGKKAISAMLALTVAAFLLAPMAFAIQIKQGYAASADGVVTQSAGAFNKPGNLLITDQFNNRVIEVDPATKQIVWSFGSGNSNLCNPGPHSVIGSNDAERLGDGLTLIAGTGIPPGVNGTTACADNRVIVVDQAGNIVWQYGQAGVAGNGTNLLNVPVFAIQTPNHDIMITDQANNRVIEVNKAKNVVWSYGPTSGPGALNSPNSAELLPNGHILIADEGNNRVIEITRAGQIVWQFGAGISGAAFASRLPNGDTLITDAGNSRIFEINAAKHIVFQYFTNRGPHSNPAPTPTNAVRLSDGNTIIADQNNDRAIIINPSKHIVFQYGMTNVAGNAPNQLFGPYTAYIVGDYTGQTPPPIHFG; this is translated from the coding sequence ATGAGAGGACGATTTTTTGTACAAGACGAACGATCTGGTAAAAAGGCAATCAGTGCGATGCTCGCTCTGACCGTGGCCGCATTTTTGTTAGCGCCCATGGCATTTGCCATCCAGATTAAACAGGGCTACGCGGCAAGCGCGGATGGAGTCGTAACTCAGAGCGCGGGCGCATTCAACAAGCCAGGCAACTTGCTGATAACTGATCAATTCAACAACAGGGTGATTGAGGTCGATCCTGCAACCAAGCAGATAGTCTGGAGCTTTGGATCGGGCAACTCTAATCTTTGCAATCCTGGGCCGCATTCTGTCATAGGTTCTAATGATGCGGAGCGTCTAGGCGATGGCCTGACATTGATAGCTGGAACAGGAATACCTCCGGGCGTCAACGGGACTACTGCATGTGCAGACAATAGAGTAATAGTTGTGGATCAGGCTGGAAATATCGTATGGCAGTACGGCCAGGCCGGAGTTGCAGGAAACGGCACAAATCTTTTGAACGTACCGGTATTTGCGATACAAACTCCTAACCATGACATAATGATCACAGATCAGGCTAACAACAGGGTAATAGAGGTCAACAAGGCAAAGAATGTAGTCTGGTCTTATGGGCCCACTTCAGGTCCAGGAGCTCTAAACAGTCCCAACAGTGCGGAGCTGCTGCCAAATGGTCATATCCTTATCGCCGACGAGGGAAACAATAGAGTAATAGAGATTACAAGGGCAGGTCAAATAGTCTGGCAATTTGGCGCTGGAATTAGCGGAGCTGCGTTTGCGAGCCGGTTGCCCAATGGAGACACTTTGATCACAGATGCAGGCAATAGCAGGATCTTTGAGATAAATGCCGCAAAGCACATAGTATTCCAGTACTTCACAAACCGCGGACCTCATAGCAATCCAGCCCCTACACCAACGAACGCGGTTAGATTGTCAGACGGGAACACAATAATTGCTGATCAGAACAACGACCGTGCAATCATTATCAATCCAAGCAAACACATTGTGTTCCAGTACGGAATGACGAATGTCGCTGGGAACGCACCAAACCAATTATTCGGTCCATACACCGCATACATTGTTGGCGACTACACTGGTCAGACTCCTCCACCAATTCATTTTGGCTAG
- a CDS encoding DICT sensory domain-containing protein — protein MQTSAAASSSEYEVRRTPFTRLILDFQGRNLASDEIESDYRNTINYPNNYFVAPASWRESFYTLSRRSMLQVSRGIENIARVRPPFNKFVYLALFQKPSNFQAVRKQYETIAPLTKGTYIIGPAGTGAGSRPTNAFIVNDTGSNLEHNWLVIALAEDEACGLVAEEFEPGNYRGFFTTNKRLVVRSVQILQALMPALGPFST, from the coding sequence ATGCAAACAAGCGCCGCTGCGTCGTCAAGTGAATACGAAGTCCGCCGCACGCCGTTCACACGCCTGATACTTGACTTCCAGGGCCGGAATCTGGCATCAGACGAGATAGAGTCTGATTACCGCAATACCATCAATTACCCGAACAACTATTTTGTCGCACCGGCTAGCTGGCGGGAGTCATTCTATACGCTGTCAAGGCGGAGCATGCTGCAGGTAAGCCGGGGCATCGAAAACATTGCAAGAGTGCGGCCCCCGTTTAACAAGTTTGTATATCTCGCCCTGTTCCAGAAGCCGTCTAACTTCCAGGCTGTAAGGAAGCAGTATGAGACGATTGCGCCACTCACAAAGGGCACCTACATTATCGGCCCGGCTGGCACTGGAGCGGGGTCAAGACCCACAAACGCTTTCATTGTGAATGACACCGGCAGCAACCTTGAGCATAACTGGCTTGTGATAGCGCTTGCCGAAGATGAAGCGTGCGGGCTCGTGGCCGAGGAATTTGAACCAGGCAATTACAGGGGATTCTTTACTACCAACAAAAGACTGGTTGTTAGGTCGGTCCAGATCCTTCAGGCGCTCATGCCGGCGTTGGGCCCTTTTTCGACATGA
- a CDS encoding FAD-dependent oxidoreductase, translated as MKKVLVLGGGYAGLFAASNLSSNNNVEVTLVNDGKQHQLLQKLHRVASGELGSSDVCLDIKGTLGGGVEFVDGRATGVDLGSKQVQVKLNGMDSHQQMQYDYLVIALGATNEYYGIKGASENSCSMRSVREGMELDRKINALEHGSTVCIAGGGATGISLAGAISDRMRDRGNSIKVIEAKNEILPGWEPVIVRMAKERLENKGVGILTGNAIKEIGRWTITLQSGAEVKTDLTVWTAGVRARDLDVYPAVRRTPSGRILVDRFSRVLDLQSGLPEQSAFAIGDISAFPLDYTGRLSPQLAQFAVRQARNVAKNILRQVDGLPMTELEYVQKGELLSFGTDCVGTLNGFPVSGCLCEKTEDFIIDNYLRALSNKGEGIEGMVYDGNSMGSQVALSFNFLNYIWRSAMIPS; from the coding sequence TTGAAAAAAGTCCTGGTACTGGGCGGAGGATATGCTGGACTTTTTGCTGCATCTAACCTGAGCAGCAACAATAACGTTGAGGTCACGCTTGTTAACGATGGAAAACAGCACCAGCTTCTCCAGAAGTTACATAGAGTTGCGTCCGGCGAGCTTGGCTCCTCGGACGTTTGTCTGGATATAAAGGGAACCCTGGGAGGCGGCGTGGAGTTTGTCGATGGCAGGGCAACTGGCGTTGACCTTGGGTCAAAGCAGGTGCAGGTCAAATTGAATGGAATGGACAGCCACCAGCAAATGCAGTATGATTACCTGGTGATAGCACTTGGTGCTACAAACGAGTATTATGGTATCAAAGGCGCGAGTGAAAACTCGTGTTCGATGAGGTCAGTTAGGGAAGGCATGGAGCTTGATAGGAAAATTAATGCGCTAGAGCACGGGTCGACCGTGTGCATTGCCGGCGGAGGCGCCACCGGAATCAGCCTGGCAGGGGCAATTTCTGATAGAATGCGCGACAGGGGCAATAGCATCAAGGTGATTGAGGCCAAGAATGAAATTCTTCCGGGATGGGAGCCGGTGATAGTAAGAATGGCAAAAGAAAGGCTTGAAAACAAGGGAGTCGGCATACTGACAGGAAATGCGATAAAGGAAATCGGCAGGTGGACCATAACCCTTCAATCCGGAGCCGAAGTGAAAACGGACCTCACCGTCTGGACAGCGGGCGTCAGGGCCCGTGACCTGGATGTTTATCCAGCGGTGAGAAGGACGCCGTCGGGGCGCATTCTTGTGGACAGGTTCTCAAGGGTTCTGGATTTGCAAAGCGGGCTCCCAGAACAGTCCGCCTTTGCAATCGGCGATATCAGCGCGTTTCCATTGGATTACACCGGAAGGTTATCGCCGCAGCTGGCCCAGTTCGCCGTAAGGCAGGCGAGGAACGTTGCCAAGAACATTTTGCGGCAAGTCGACGGTCTTCCGATGACAGAACTAGAATATGTGCAAAAAGGAGAGCTGCTGTCATTTGGGACCGACTGCGTAGGCACTCTAAACGGCTTTCCGGTCTCTGGCTGCCTGTGTGAAAAAACTGAGGATTTCATTATTGACAACTATCTGAGGGCTCTGTCTAACAAAGGCGAGGGTATTGAGGGCATGGTATATGACGGAAATTCGATGGGCTCGCAAGTGGCTCTGTCATTTAACTTTCTAAATTACATTTGGAGGAGCGCAATGATTCCGTCTTGA
- a CDS encoding J domain-containing protein encodes MRWGRDKKSQDSSEGKDNSANDNAGKSPQDLSKYDCYSILGVTYNASEAEIRNAYRRLALQYHPDRNKSPDAPAVFVVIQMAYDTLVDQGRRRRYDSTIPVLESRRRTGLKAILEGAYTEGFLLDDRAAIFVEDSDEAIVFENGVSIPTIWIHKNNQHRQFALYSDAAFERLFRTLYAIIEPQEKLKGLVILGTPELRAHFDARFWNRGQTNVSLYCHSSITFSIVSGIPYLYLSGARYYNTQQEITVEFYSKMAEAISSLLQKELEGAVEPPEHILEPATLFQPVKVIAELKLPPREICESFARLCRVKSAQAALEMLSKVYGVPPMQAVFQHRFPVKDMVCENSLAVYYSDKLTAYFRPEGTTMMTILHEFYHHLVNCYGARLDYDVLPDVNTGYYARNAREEAAANSYADAFLRRAVG; translated from the coding sequence GTGCGATGGGGCAGAGACAAGAAATCCCAAGACAGTTCTGAAGGCAAGGACAACTCTGCAAATGATAACGCTGGTAAGAGCCCCCAGGACCTGAGTAAGTATGACTGTTATTCTATCCTTGGCGTTACCTACAACGCCAGCGAGGCGGAGATAAGAAATGCGTATCGGCGCCTTGCATTGCAGTATCATCCTGACCGCAACAAGTCGCCCGACGCGCCAGCCGTCTTTGTAGTAATTCAGATGGCATACGATACCCTTGTAGACCAAGGCAGGAGGAGACGCTACGACTCCACAATACCTGTCCTAGAGAGCAGGAGAAGGACGGGCCTCAAAGCTATCCTCGAGGGGGCATACACTGAAGGATTTCTGCTGGACGACAGAGCGGCAATTTTCGTGGAAGACAGTGACGAGGCCATAGTGTTTGAAAACGGAGTAAGCATTCCCACGATTTGGATCCACAAGAATAACCAGCACCGGCAGTTCGCGTTGTATTCTGACGCAGCCTTTGAGAGGCTATTCAGGACGTTGTATGCGATAATTGAGCCTCAGGAAAAGCTAAAGGGACTTGTTATACTGGGCACGCCGGAGCTTCGCGCGCACTTTGATGCTCGATTTTGGAACAGGGGCCAGACCAACGTTTCGCTTTACTGCCACAGTTCGATCACCTTTTCAATTGTCAGTGGCATCCCGTACCTGTACCTGAGTGGAGCAAGATACTACAATACCCAGCAGGAGATAACTGTCGAATTCTATTCAAAGATGGCGGAAGCCATTAGCAGTCTTCTCCAGAAGGAGCTTGAAGGAGCGGTTGAGCCGCCTGAGCATATTCTCGAACCTGCGACTCTTTTTCAGCCGGTTAAGGTCATTGCCGAGCTAAAGCTCCCCCCACGCGAGATATGCGAGAGCTTTGCCCGACTATGCAGGGTCAAGTCGGCGCAGGCTGCATTGGAGATGCTGTCAAAAGTTTACGGCGTGCCTCCGATGCAGGCAGTGTTCCAACACAGGTTCCCGGTGAAGGATATGGTCTGCGAGAATTCACTAGCAGTGTATTACTCGGATAAGCTTACTGCTTACTTTAGGCCCGAGGGCACAACAATGATGACAATCCTGCATGAATTTTACCACCACCTAGTAAATTGCTACGGCGCCAGGCTGGATTACGACGTGTTGCCGGATGTCAACACCGGCTACTATGCAAGAAACGCAAGAGAAGAAGCTGCTGCAAACAGTTACGCTGACGCGTTTCTTCGGCGTGCCGTCGGTTGA
- a CDS encoding NHL repeat-containing protein, giving the protein MPVRITGRLSAAFLLLVLLAISPAFSWRAASAATQDSSTTASLSICQPSVFSPYAIDQKVPLFAGICNPNDAVFDSQGNLWVADDLGRVLQFKPPFVNGENATIVIGQKDFTSLSSNVDESTLGAVQGVAFDKDGNLWVADQSNNRVLEFKQPFSNGMAASLVLGHSDFTTQAPTSNPTASSLSAPQGLTFDSNGNLWVADRGFFRVLEFRPPFSTGQAASTVIGADNFTWSTGQRTQTSLGSPVAVTFDSKGALWVTESTGRVLEFLPPFNNGEAASIVIGKRDFTQTFQSSPNFTFLQNPNSAAFDSSANLWVAATDSIYGFQPPFTNGQNASVSISCPVAKLPSGTCAAPVSSSSLVFDSHGNLWAAGHSQGTGVDLTQPCCVITLPPYSEGRVLEYSSVSVPEFPASSVGIVALASFAGAAIVLRRFYASSPSKGHA; this is encoded by the coding sequence ATGCCGGTAAGAATTACAGGAAGGCTATCAGCAGCTTTCCTCCTTTTGGTTCTGCTTGCGATATCACCCGCGTTTTCGTGGCGAGCCGCAAGCGCTGCGACGCAAGACAGCTCCACGACTGCCTCTCTTTCGATTTGCCAGCCTTCCGTGTTTTCCCCTTATGCAATAGATCAAAAGGTTCCATTGTTTGCAGGAATCTGCAATCCAAACGATGCTGTTTTCGATTCGCAGGGTAACCTCTGGGTAGCCGACGACCTTGGCAGGGTGCTGCAGTTCAAACCGCCATTTGTCAACGGTGAGAACGCAACCATCGTCATAGGGCAGAAGGATTTTACCTCGCTTTCCAGTAATGTAGACGAATCAACTCTCGGTGCTGTACAGGGCGTTGCTTTTGATAAGGATGGCAACCTGTGGGTGGCCGACCAGAGTAACAACAGGGTCTTGGAGTTCAAGCAGCCGTTCTCAAATGGCATGGCGGCAAGCCTAGTTCTGGGCCATTCGGACTTTACGACGCAGGCACCAACCAGCAATCCGACTGCATCAAGCCTTTCAGCGCCGCAAGGCTTGACTTTTGATTCAAATGGCAACCTGTGGGTGGCCGACAGGGGATTCTTTAGGGTGCTGGAATTCAGGCCGCCATTTTCGACCGGGCAGGCAGCGAGCACAGTAATCGGCGCAGACAATTTTACATGGAGTACCGGCCAGCGGACTCAAACCTCCCTCGGCAGTCCCGTCGCCGTCACCTTTGATTCAAAGGGTGCGTTGTGGGTCACCGAGTCCACGGGAAGGGTGCTTGAATTCCTGCCTCCGTTTAACAACGGCGAGGCAGCCAGCATCGTAATCGGCAAGCGGGACTTTACCCAGACCTTCCAGAGCAGCCCGAACTTTACTTTCCTGCAGAATCCAAACAGTGCTGCTTTTGATTCTTCCGCAAACCTCTGGGTTGCGGCGACGGATTCGATCTACGGTTTCCAGCCTCCGTTTACCAACGGGCAGAATGCGAGCGTGTCGATTTCCTGCCCCGTCGCAAAGCTTCCGTCCGGCACCTGTGCAGCGCCTGTTAGTTCGTCTAGCCTGGTGTTTGACTCTCACGGCAACCTGTGGGCGGCGGGCCACTCTCAGGGCACCGGCGTAGACCTCACCCAGCCGTGCTGCGTGATTACGCTGCCGCCATACTCGGAGGGCAGGGTGCTTGAATACTCGTCGGTTTCTGTCCCGGAGTTTCCCGCGTCTTCAGTTGGAATCGTTGCCCTCGCTTCATTTGCCGGCGCCGCAATTGTGCTACGGCGGTTCTACGCAAGTAGTCCGTCAAAAGGACACGCATAG
- a CDS encoding magnesium transporter CorA family protein, producing MSNIDFGRFTWIDMEKPTRDELEKLAQVYPFHQLNIEDCFSNVQVSKIDSYPDHSFIILRFPFAGPNGNDSSKQVKVDQLCVFIGQDFLVTVHNSPLELLGTLRQSYSKGDESTLHEMGRRSPGFLLHRIIDGMVDKLLSNMQYFERELAGVEDAVVDGRADPRKNITSLRVTIATMTRLVIPLRRVIVDVTSDAKRFSDGEILAPYYSDVRDHIDKVLEELDASKAAVEIYNDTVYVAGTEKSNKILGILTILFTLTIPVTVLSSFYGMNIEIPGSVQSGPWTFWGPYTTVIIVIIESIVPAVIMILYFYHKKWTKV from the coding sequence ATGTCGAACATTGATTTTGGCCGGTTCACGTGGATTGACATGGAAAAGCCCACTCGAGACGAACTCGAGAAGCTTGCGCAAGTATACCCCTTCCACCAGTTAAATATCGAGGACTGCTTCTCAAACGTCCAGGTATCCAAGATTGACTCCTACCCCGACCACTCCTTTATCATACTGCGCTTTCCTTTTGCCGGGCCAAACGGGAATGACAGCAGTAAACAAGTCAAGGTGGACCAGCTATGCGTCTTTATAGGACAGGATTTCCTCGTTACAGTTCACAATTCACCGCTGGAACTGCTGGGTACATTGAGGCAGTCATACAGCAAAGGTGATGAATCTACCTTGCACGAAATGGGGCGAAGGTCGCCGGGCTTTCTGCTGCACAGAATAATCGATGGCATGGTCGACAAGCTGCTCTCAAACATGCAGTATTTCGAACGGGAGCTCGCCGGCGTCGAAGACGCGGTCGTTGATGGCAGAGCAGACCCGCGCAAGAATATCACTTCCCTGCGGGTCACGATTGCCACGATGACTCGGCTTGTAATCCCGCTGCGGCGAGTCATTGTCGACGTGACATCCGACGCAAAGAGGTTTTCTGACGGTGAAATACTTGCGCCGTATTATTCCGACGTCCGCGACCACATTGACAAGGTGCTCGAGGAACTCGACGCCTCAAAGGCGGCTGTTGAAATCTACAATGACACCGTGTATGTCGCCGGAACCGAGAAATCAAACAAGATCCTCGGAATACTGACAATACTGTTTACGCTTACGATACCTGTGACGGTGCTGAGCTCATTCTACGGCATGAACATCGAGATTCCCGGGAGCGTACAATCCGGGCCATGGACGTTCTGGGGACCGTACACCACCGTGATAATCGTCATCATCGAATCGATCGTGCCTGCAGTCATCATGATATTGTACTTTTACCACAAGAAGTGGACAAAGGTTTAG
- a CDS encoding winged helix-turn-helix domain-containing protein, giving the protein MKQEKRHKLQLYRDILSAVEEDSIGSGAALPTHIQHHSRLSYDKMTRHFDELEEIGMIRREAKGLLTITDKGKQFVRQYDELVLLIESAGL; this is encoded by the coding sequence TTGAAGCAAGAGAAAAGGCATAAGCTCCAGTTATACCGCGACATTCTCTCGGCGGTAGAGGAAGACAGCATCGGAAGTGGGGCCGCGCTTCCGACGCACATACAACATCATTCCCGCCTATCGTATGACAAGATGACGAGACACTTTGACGAGCTGGAGGAAATAGGCATGATTCGGCGCGAGGCAAAAGGCCTCCTGACGATAACAGACAAGGGCAAGCAGTTTGTCCGGCAGTATGACGAGCTGGTGCTTCTGATAGAAAGCGCAGGCCTTTAA
- a CDS encoding response regulator, producing the protein MTLPPHGLSSGFDVLLVDDDKDIIYTLKRGLENHGCSVTAFDRPAEALEIDPGKYDVAVLDVRMPELSGFELARRLWKKNPELQVCFLSAFEIHPQESRMALPSLKSHCFLTKPMLAADLASHIASHFEADHDASSDGNTARAG; encoded by the coding sequence TTGACCTTGCCACCCCACGGGTTATCGTCAGGATTCGACGTTCTGCTCGTTGACGATGACAAGGACATAATCTATACGCTAAAGCGCGGCCTCGAAAACCACGGCTGCAGCGTCACGGCTTTTGACCGGCCAGCGGAAGCGCTGGAGATCGACCCCGGCAAATACGACGTGGCGGTGCTCGACGTAAGGATGCCGGAGCTGAGCGGCTTTGAGCTTGCGCGGAGGCTCTGGAAGAAAAACCCGGAACTGCAAGTATGCTTTCTGTCGGCATTTGAAATCCACCCTCAGGAATCCCGGATGGCTCTGCCGAGCCTGAAGAGCCACTGCTTTCTGACAAAGCCGATGCTTGCTGCGGACCTTGCCAGCCACATCGCGTCGCACTTTGAAGCAGATCATGACGCATCTTCGGATGGCAACACCGCCAGAGCAGGCTAG
- a CDS encoding copper resistance protein CopC: protein MANVGIRAVRKTRLASVILISSLLAVSILLAAPAIPKSYAHAFILKSTPADGSSLSSPPSSVDVYFSDPVEVKYSQVKVIDSSGKQVDNGDVKYLNSDQTILTVGLPAGLKNGVYTVSTKVLDATDGHVTENAFVFGVGQAPPGAHGPSSAPSAQLQIPEAAARFPALVGQVLVVGIAFAALWLWRPVSKIAWLGTGFSQTKARIDARVAKLMLIGAIILIASGIGMIAVQANSIGASIPDAILTKFGNVWITRMVQSGILLAITVGVYNRSRKRGLAVDEGTRPLLPRTELAAMLVIGIAILATTTMISHAASTSQALAIGLDFIHNVVASVWIGGIIYLALIVVPAMKERARSADGNERQAIASTLSIIIPRFSIVVMALLGGILITGPLLLYTLEPSLDLTLSSLYGKALIAKLILAGGMAAVGGYNQRVIHREALGETMVSVGANGRSFEETGSTSRGRGGSSAGGLPDPKGRHPPKRIGRSPDLGKTLSKFGRSTMIESGLGIGLLIAVAVLVNTGTPQSEFQGVLQQNQNTNATAALPPQPFVQTQFVENQSRVVLAISPFLPGNNNFTVSFLDKDRNPIDMSSAQLRYTQVDKGIGPITVNAQRVSTGVFSAKAAFGIGGHWTMRVEGVPAAANALSIVGSYDLYVKPDPKSLTINIQEYRMPDNSSLPLYPVYDAGRNAIWVGDTALGSGQLWKFDVATGNFTSFKIPGINLATILAMDSQNRVWFIDPLTRSLGVYDPANDKSQLYAVNDNGTLSGLAADDSRHSVWVVASTTNHILQFDTQSQKFVRSVGLPAPGSNPFSIISDKSTGLLWVADEALGKIARIDPSKNYNVTEFAPNGGPLSVPTAMIMDPDTGILYISEHEGHAVDAFNPLLHSFTRYPLDQDPQSLPFGMAFDSNHLLWVAQHTLNKILVLDPRTGVFNEQDIPLGATQTQWIVADSEGRVWLSEQRAAAFGMVTSTANPAYSPSTATNQTAAAGQNGILHLGIGYTQLAGPAMIAGLVAVAALYAKSVMTLGQSVRQARDMDPTAGSKSRMA, encoded by the coding sequence TTGGCCAATGTTGGAATTCGGGCAGTAAGAAAGACGCGTCTTGCAAGCGTTATTCTCATTTCATCTCTGCTTGCAGTCTCGATTCTGCTTGCAGCTCCTGCAATTCCCAAGTCGTACGCGCATGCTTTCATCCTAAAAAGTACTCCGGCTGACGGTTCTTCGCTTTCGTCCCCGCCAAGCTCGGTTGACGTTTACTTTAGCGACCCCGTCGAGGTCAAGTACAGCCAGGTAAAGGTAATCGACTCGTCGGGCAAGCAGGTTGACAACGGCGATGTAAAGTACCTCAACAGCGACCAGACGATTCTCACCGTCGGCCTGCCTGCAGGCCTCAAAAACGGCGTATACACCGTTTCTACCAAGGTTCTTGATGCGACCGACGGCCACGTGACAGAGAACGCATTTGTCTTTGGAGTGGGACAGGCGCCCCCCGGCGCACACGGTCCAAGCTCGGCGCCATCTGCCCAGCTTCAGATCCCAGAGGCGGCCGCCCGGTTTCCCGCGCTCGTAGGGCAGGTGTTGGTTGTCGGAATCGCGTTTGCAGCCCTCTGGCTGTGGAGGCCCGTCTCGAAGATTGCCTGGCTGGGTACAGGCTTTTCCCAGACAAAGGCAAGGATTGATGCACGCGTAGCCAAGTTAATGCTCATTGGAGCAATAATCCTGATCGCGTCCGGCATCGGAATGATAGCTGTCCAGGCAAACTCTATCGGCGCAAGCATCCCCGACGCCATCCTTACCAAGTTTGGCAACGTCTGGATAACAAGGATGGTCCAGTCCGGCATACTCTTAGCCATCACCGTCGGCGTCTACAACAGATCTAGAAAAAGAGGCCTTGCAGTCGACGAAGGCACTCGCCCCCTTCTGCCGCGAACCGAACTTGCCGCGATGCTTGTAATCGGCATTGCCATCCTCGCGACGACGACTATGATAAGTCACGCCGCGTCGACAAGCCAGGCCCTGGCAATCGGCCTCGACTTTATCCACAACGTCGTGGCGTCCGTCTGGATTGGCGGGATAATCTATCTGGCGCTAATCGTCGTGCCGGCAATGAAAGAGCGTGCGCGGAGCGCCGACGGCAATGAGAGACAGGCTATCGCTTCGACCCTTTCCATCATTATCCCGCGCTTCTCAATTGTAGTAATGGCGCTTCTTGGGGGCATACTTATCACCGGGCCCCTGCTACTTTACACGCTTGAGCCGAGCCTTGACCTGACGCTTTCTTCGCTTTACGGCAAGGCGCTGATTGCAAAGCTGATACTCGCAGGCGGCATGGCAGCTGTTGGAGGGTACAACCAGAGAGTCATTCACAGGGAGGCCCTTGGAGAAACGATGGTCTCTGTGGGCGCGAACGGCCGGTCCTTTGAGGAGACTGGCAGTACTTCGCGCGGACGAGGAGGATCATCCGCGGGTGGACTGCCTGACCCCAAGGGCAGACATCCTCCGAAAAGAATCGGCAGGAGCCCCGATTTGGGCAAGACCCTTTCCAAGTTCGGACGTAGCACAATGATAGAGAGTGGCCTTGGAATCGGCCTTTTGATCGCAGTCGCGGTGCTTGTCAACACCGGGACCCCTCAGAGCGAGTTCCAGGGTGTTTTGCAGCAAAACCAGAATACAAACGCAACTGCAGCGCTCCCGCCCCAGCCGTTTGTCCAGACCCAGTTTGTCGAAAACCAGTCCCGGGTGGTGCTTGCCATATCTCCGTTTCTTCCGGGCAACAACAACTTTACGGTCTCTTTTCTTGACAAGGACAGAAATCCAATCGACATGAGCTCGGCCCAGCTCAGGTACACGCAGGTCGACAAAGGCATCGGGCCGATAACCGTAAATGCCCAGAGGGTTTCGACGGGCGTGTTTTCTGCAAAGGCGGCCTTTGGAATAGGCGGGCACTGGACAATGCGCGTCGAGGGAGTCCCTGCTGCCGCAAACGCGCTCAGCATTGTTGGATCTTATGACCTGTATGTCAAGCCCGATCCGAAATCACTGACGATAAACATTCAGGAGTACAGGATGCCGGACAACTCGAGCCTGCCGCTTTACCCTGTCTACGACGCCGGCAGAAATGCTATCTGGGTCGGCGATACGGCGCTTGGATCCGGTCAGCTCTGGAAGTTTGACGTTGCAACGGGCAACTTTACGTCGTTCAAGATTCCCGGAATAAATCTTGCAACCATATTGGCGATGGACTCGCAGAACAGGGTATGGTTCATTGACCCGCTCACCAGGTCGCTTGGGGTATACGACCCGGCAAACGACAAGAGCCAGCTTTACGCGGTAAACGATAACGGCACGCTGTCAGGACTTGCTGCAGATGACAGCCGCCACTCCGTCTGGGTGGTTGCGTCTACCACAAACCACATTCTCCAGTTTGATACCCAGTCTCAAAAATTCGTCAGGAGTGTGGGCCTTCCGGCTCCCGGGTCCAACCCATTTAGCATAATTTCGGACAAGTCGACGGGCCTCCTCTGGGTAGCAGACGAGGCTCTCGGCAAGATAGCCAGGATTGATCCGTCAAAGAACTATAACGTGACAGAGTTTGCTCCAAACGGTGGACCGCTGAGCGTTCCCACTGCAATGATTATGGACCCGGACACCGGAATCCTGTACATCTCTGAACACGAGGGTCACGCCGTCGACGCGTTCAATCCACTGCTTCACTCATTTACAAGATATCCGCTGGACCAGGATCCGCAGTCCCTGCCATTCGGGATGGCATTTGACAGCAACCACCTGCTATGGGTTGCCCAGCACACCCTCAACAAAATCCTGGTTCTAGATCCCCGCACGGGAGTGTTCAACGAGCAGGACATACCGCTCGGAGCGACACAGACCCAGTGGATTGTGGCAGACTCTGAGGGCAGGGTATGGCTCTCGGAGCAGAGGGCCGCTGCCTTTGGCATGGTGACGTCCACTGCCAACCCCGCGTACTCGCCAAGCACGGCTACCAACCAGACGGCGGCCGCTGGCCAGAACGGCATATTGCATCTGGGAATCGGGTACACGCAGCTTGCAGGCCCTGCCATGATAGCCGGGCTTGTCGCGGTCGCAGCGCTTTACGCGAAAAGCGTCATGACGCTTGGCCAAAGCGTCCGACAGGCGCGGGACATGGATCCGACTGCGGGATCGAAAAGCCGCATGGCATGA
- a CDS encoding KTSC domain-containing protein, with protein sequence MFRQQVRSNSIASVGYDPRSKTLEVEFGDGRGVFRYYNVPQNTFYGLMGASSKSLYFDYHIQRRYAFMKYS encoded by the coding sequence ATGTTCAGGCAGCAGGTTCGCTCGAACAGCATTGCATCTGTAGGCTACGACCCGAGGTCAAAGACCCTCGAGGTTGAATTTGGCGACGGCAGGGGAGTCTTTAGATATTACAACGTCCCCCAGAACACCTTCTATGGCCTGATGGGCGCCTCGTCAAAGAGTCTCTACTTTGACTACCACATCCAGAGAAGGTATGCGTTCATGAAGTATTCTTGA